In Streptomyces seoulensis, the following are encoded in one genomic region:
- a CDS encoding DUF397 domain-containing protein, producing the protein MTETAEEMKARKDRERDELYALDISGVAWHCAPGAEEHEERVEIAHLPDGAVAMRSSLEPETVLRYTAAEWHAFVLGARDGEFDLTPTERNGGLIAIEEAEEERKAASE; encoded by the coding sequence ATGACGGAGACGGCTGAGGAGATGAAGGCGCGCAAGGACCGTGAGCGCGACGAGCTGTATGCCCTCGACATCTCCGGCGTCGCCTGGCACTGCGCGCCCGGCGCCGAGGAGCACGAGGAGCGGGTGGAGATCGCCCATCTCCCCGACGGAGCCGTGGCCATGCGGTCCTCGCTCGAACCCGAGACGGTGCTGCGCTACACCGCCGCCGAGTGGCACGCCTTCGTGCTCGGCGCCCGCGACGGGGAGTTCGACCTGACGCCCACCGAGCGCAACGGCGGCCTCATCGCCATCGAGGAGGCCGAGGAGGAGCGCAAGGCCGCTTCCGAGTAG